One segment of Onychomys torridus chromosome 3, mOncTor1.1, whole genome shotgun sequence DNA contains the following:
- the LOC118580063 gene encoding LOW QUALITY PROTEIN: uncharacterized protein LOC118580063 (The sequence of the model RefSeq protein was modified relative to this genomic sequence to represent the inferred CDS: inserted 2 bases in 2 codons; deleted 1 base in 1 codon; substituted 1 base at 1 genomic stop codon): MGQTVTTPLSLTLDHWSDVKARANNEGLVIKKKKWITLCKADWVMMNVGWPREGTFNLSLILQVEGKVFAPGPHGHPDQVPYIAIWKLLATDSPPWVKPFLXPSSAPGLPPTATPPPLAPPTSSLYPILPRKDLPTTSVLPPDPNSPLIDLLTEDPPPYPGNWAPERPAAAVPVPAPERPAASPAPSPIAGRLRGKRDEPAKVSRAFPLREGPNHQLQYWPFSASDLYNWKQHNPPFSKDPVALTNLIESILVTHQPTWDDCQQLLQTLLTVEEKQRVFLEARKQVPGDDGRPTQLPNVIDAAFPLTHPNWDFMTPEGREHLRLFRQLLLAGLRGAARRPTNLAQVRNMVQGKDETPAAFLERLKEAYRMYTPYDPEDPGQAPSVILSFIYQSSPDIRAKLQRLEGLNSFNLSDLLKEAEKAFNKRETPEEREERMWQRQEERDKKRHREISKVLAAVVSQGQVREEVRKGEQRRTPFDKDQCAYCKARGHWACDCPKKPRGPERTKTRAMDLLNLEDXGGQGQEXPPPEPRITLKIGGQPVTFLVDTRAQHSVLTHTGSSLSDCTALVQGATGSRRYRWTTERKVQLASGQVTHSFLHIPDCPHPLLGRDLLTKLKAQIYFDDKGSTVTGPKGTPLQVLALKLEEEYRLFESESSKEPSEGIQGWLREFPSAWAETGGLGLARDQPPLVIQLKASATHVSIKQYPMSREAHEGIKPHIRRLLDQGVLVPCRSPWNTPLLLSQLLFAFEWRDPEMGLSGQLTWTRLPQGFKNSPTLFDEALHSDLAEFRVEHPALILLQYVDDLLLAARTQAECLRGTRALLTKLGQKGYRASAKKVREFLGTADYCRLWIPGFAEMAAPLYPLTKPGVMFHWGEEQQQAFQQIKRTLLESPALGLPDLTKPFELFVDEKLRLCKRSAGTETGAMEETCSLSIQEIGPGGCRLAPLSAHGSRHRCLAQGRRETDFGTVINCVILPCGGSSGLAASR; the protein is encoded by the exons ATGGGACAGACTGTCACCACCCCCTTGAGCCTCACGCTTGACCACTGGTCAGACGTGAAAGCACGAGCCAACAACGAGGGACTTGtgatcaagaaaaagaaatggatcaccCTTTGCAAGGCTGACTGGGTCATGATGAATGTAGGATGGCCTCGCGAGGGAACTTTTAACCTCAGTCTTATTTTacaggtggagggaaaagtcttCGCTCCGGGTCCCCATGGCCACCCGGACCAGGTTCCATACATCGCCATATGGAAACTCCTAGCGACCGACTCCCCCCCATGGGTTAAGCCGTTTC TCCCTTCCAGCGCCCCAGGCCTCCCCCCCACAGCAACGCCGCCCCCTCtcgcccctcctacctcctccctttaccctattCTCCCACGAAAGGATCTCCCTACAACCTCTGTCCTTCCTCCGGATCCCAATTCACCCCTTATTGACCTTTTGACAGAGGACCCACCGCCGTATCCGGGGAATTGGGCGCCGGAGAGACCAGCGGCAGCGGTCCCCGTGCCGGCGCCGGAGAGACCAGCGGCG AGCCCGGCTCCCTCCCCAATTGCCGGTCGCCTACGAGGAAAGCGCGATGAACCAGCCAAAGTATCCAGGGCCTTCCCCCTCAGGGAGGGACCCAATCACCAGCTTCAGTACTGGCCGTTTTCGGCCTCTGATCTTTACAACTGGAAGCAGCATAATCCTCCTTTCTctaaggaccctgttgccttgactaatctgattgagtccattttagtgacccaccagcctacatgggaTGACTGTCAGCAGTTACTGCAAACCCTCCTgacagtggaggagaagcagcgagtCTTCTTGGAGGCCCggaagcaggttcctggagacgatggaagacccacccaactgCCTAATGTTATtgatgcagcctttcccctcacccacccgaactgggacttcatgaccccagaaggtagggagcacctacgtctctttcgccagttgctcttagcgggtctccgg ggggctgctaggcgccccaccaatttggctcaggttaGGAATATGGTCCAGGGAAAAGATGAAACGCCGGCAGCATTCCTGGAAAGACTTAAAGAGGCCTATAGGATGTATACCCCATATGAtccggaagatccaggacaggcgccgagcgtcatcttgtctttcatctatcagtcaagtccagatataagggccaagttacagagactagagggattgAATTCGTTCAATTTGTCAGATttgttgaaggaggcagagaaagcttttaataaaagagaaactcccgaagagcgggaggagagaatgtggcagagacaggaagagagagataagaaacgtCATAGAGAAATAAGTAAAGTCCTGGCCGCTGTAgtgtctcagggacaggtcagagaggAAGTTAGGAAGGGAGAGCAAAGAAGGACACCCTTTGACAAAGACCAGTGTGCCTACTGCAAAGCGAGAGGACATTGGGCTTgtgactgcccaaagaaacccCGAGGGCCTGAAAGAACTAAGACAAGAGCCATGGACCTCCTCAATCTGGAGGATTAGGGAGGccaaggccagg cccccccccccgagcctaggataactctcaagatcggggggcagccagtgaccttcctAGTGGACACCAgagctcaacattcagtcctgacccatACCGGAAGCTCTCTCAGTGACtgcacagctttggtccagggggccacagGTAGCAGGAGATATCGATGGACCACCGAAAGAAAGGTTCAGCTGGCATCTGGACAGGTAACCCACTCTTTTCTGCATATACCTGATTGCCCTCACCCATTATTGGGCCGAGACCTGTTGACTAAGCTCAAGGCTCAGATCTATTTTGATGACAAGGGGTCGACCGTTACAGGACCCAAAGGGACCCCCCTACAAGTCCTAGCCCTAAAACTGGAAGAGGAATACCGCCTCTTTGAATCCGAGTCCTCTAAGGAGCCATCAGAAGGGATACAGGGCTGGTTGAGAGAATTTCCCTCGGCATGGGCAGAGACTGGCGGCTTGGGGCTGGCTCGCGACCAACCCCCTCTTGTTATTCAGTTAAAAGCCTCCGCCACTCATGTTTCAATCAAACAGTATCCCATGTCCCGGGAAGCCCACGAGGGTATTAAACCACACATCCGGAGGCTCCTGGACCAAGGGGTACTTGTGCCCTGTCGATCCCCTTGGAATACCCCCCTCCTGCTG AGCCAGCTGCTATTCGCTTTTGAATGGAGAGACCCAGAAATGGGACTTTCAGGACAGTTAACCTGGACTCGGCTCCCCCAGGGGTTTAAGAACAGCCCGACCCTCTTTGATGAGGCCCTACATTCAGACCTGGCTGAGTTCCGGGTCGAGCACCCAGCCTTAATCTTGCTCCAATATGTGGATGACCTCCTCCTAGCAGCCAGAACCCAAGCTGAATGTTTGAGAGGCACTCGGGCCCTTTTGACTAAACTGGGACAGAAGGGCTATCGGGCTTCGGCCAAGAAG GTGCGGGAGTTCCTAGGTACAGCCGactactgccgcctctggatcCCAGGTTTTGCTGAGATGGCTGCCCCTCTATATCCTCTCACCAAGCCCGGGGTCATGTTCCACTGGGGAGAGGAGCAACAACAGGCCTTTCAACAAATTAAGAGAACTTTACTCGAGTCACCAGCTCTTGGCCTACCAGATCTGACTAAGCCCTTTGAACTATTCGTGGACGAGAAACTCAGGCTTTGCAAAAGGAGTGCTGGTACAGAGACTGGGGCCATGGAAGAGACCTGTAGCttatctatccaagaaattggacccggtGGCTGCAGGTTGGCCCCCTTGTCTGCGCATGGTAGCCGCCATCGCTGTCTTGCTCAAGGACGCAGGGAAACTGACTTTGGGACAGTCATTAACTGTGttatcctcccatgcggtggaagctCTGGTCTGGCAGCCTCCAGATAA